TCTGGCACTGAACGTTAGCGGGCAGGACTGTTTCATGAAGCCACTCGGTCCCCGCACGGCGGGGTCCAGACGAACGCCCGCTGCTCCGACGGGACACCAGCCGTCCATGGAGCCACCGTTTCCGCTCCGTCGCTCCCGCGAAAGTGGGAGCCCAGAGTCCTGGATTCCCGCTTCCTGGCCCCGCGAAGGCGGGGCTTGCGGGAATGACCCGTTGGGTGGACCCGATTCGGGATCAGGCGGTCCGTTCATGAAACAGCCGTGGCTGCGACGCCATGGTCCTTGCATTCGTCCACTCGTTGGGGCTATTTAGTATTGACTAATTTAGTCGGCACTAACCCCAGGGAGGTGCATGATGAGGAGGCGTCATGGGTGGTGCGGCGTCTATGCGCTTGCCGTCGCCCTCGGCGGTTGTGGCGACCTTTGGACGGAACTGCCGCCGACGGGCGACGACTTCGAAACACCCTTCGAGAGTTTGCCGCTGGCTTTCAACGCGCAGTTCTCACGCGGCGATGAGAACTTCGAACGGGTCTTCACGCCTGCAGACGGTCTGGGACCGATCTTCAACAACGTATCCTGTGCGGCGTGCCATCCTGCTGACGGACGCGGCACGCCGGAAGAGATCCTCACCCGGTTCGGTGCGGATGCCGACGAAGACCGCGCGGCTGGCGGACTCCAGCATCAGGACAAGGCGATTCCTGGCATACCGATCGAGAGACTGCCCACGTCTCTCGCGCTCTCGCGCCGCATGCCTCCGCCTGTGTTCGGAGTCGGGCTCATCGAGGCGATCCCGGAGGCGACGATTCTGGCAAACGCGGATTCTGACGACGCTGACGGCGACGGCATCTCTGGGCGACCTAACTGGGTGACCCCTGCCGGATTCGTGCCGGTGTCCGAGATCGGCGGGGGCGTGGCGCCGCAGTTGGGGCGCTTCGGGCGCAAGGCATCCATTTCGTCGCTGCTCGAGCAGGTGACCACCGCCTATCATCAGGACATGGGCATCACCAGCGACTTCATGCCTGTCGAGAACGCCCATCCGCAGCAAGGTTCGACGGCGCTGGGCGATGCCGTCGCGGACCCGGAGATTCCGGCATCCACCGTTCTCGACACGACCATGTATGTCCGTCTGCTCGCGCCGCCTGCCAGGGGTCCCAACACGGCTTCGACCCAGCGCGGCGAAGCCGCGTTCCACGACATTGGTTGTGCGCAGTGCCATGTCCCAACCATGCGGACGGGTCCACACTTCCTTCGACCGCTGAACAACACCGAAGTGCATCTCTTCTCCGACCTCCTCTTGCACGACATGGGACCCGACCTCGCCGA
The Candidatus Poribacteria bacterium DNA segment above includes these coding regions:
- a CDS encoding thiol oxidoreductase, with the protein product MMRRRHGWCGVYALAVALGGCGDLWTELPPTGDDFETPFESLPLAFNAQFSRGDENFERVFTPADGLGPIFNNVSCAACHPADGRGTPEEILTRFGADADEDRAAGGLQHQDKAIPGIPIERLPTSLALSRRMPPPVFGVGLIEAIPEATILANADSDDADGDGISGRPNWVTPAGFVPVSEIGGGVAPQLGRFGRKASISSLLEQVTTAYHQDMGITSDFMPVENAHPQQGSTALGDAVADPEIPASTVLDTTMYVRLLAPPARGPNTASTQRGEAAFHDIGCAQCHVPTMRTGPHFLRPLNNTEVHLFSDLLLHDMGPDLADNRPDGDATGREWRTAPLWGTRLAQKFTNDVPYYLHDGRTTDLDEAIRLHGGEAERVRDRYVALPEDVRAALLAFVRSL